One window of the Nicotiana tabacum cultivar K326 chromosome 4, ASM71507v2, whole genome shotgun sequence genome contains the following:
- the LOC107822227 gene encoding uncharacterized protein LOC107822227 yields MFNDDEPLAFKNMHEFSATDGFVEITESLADMIKFIANEPSMGLFYIQHHTQSAAPNLINLKNNIQEKSRDVTLHAEDSEDSITMIRSMKDCGAPIANEMIKDLRHSLAVVSKNKQLRKGLIRQSRSTFQLGRTSSWSPATWGRSTVPELDGESGYLSNIFRSTKEKANSFKWSQLESKESDVTYTDDALSAVAAGSLFSVSEANDEELPLSSPTNNELQVMQVNISMSNDQLLSSSEKYEEVMADKEAQLEEWLGGIGNSNTGPGENKLGRIIRESSH; encoded by the exons TGATGATGAACCGTTGGCCTTCAAGAACATGCACGAATTTTCTGCGACGGATGGCTTTGTAGAGATAACTGAATCCTTGGCAGACATGATAAAGTTCATCGCAAATGAGCCCTCCATGGGTCTTTTCTACATTCAACATCATACTCAGAGTGCAGCTCCCAACCTTATCAATCTCAAGAACAATATTCAGGAAAAATCTCGTGATGTGACTTTGCACGCGGAAGATTCAGAGGATTCTATCACCATGATCAGGTCGATGAAAGATTGTGGTGCCCCAATTGCTAATGAGATGATTAAAGATCTGAGACATTCTCTAGCTGTTGTGTCGAAGAATAAGCAATTGAGAAAAGGGTTAATAAGGCAGTCCAGGTCAACTTTTCAGTTAGGGCGAACTAGTTCTTGGAGTCCTGCCACTTGGGGTCGAAGTACAGTTCCAGAATTGGATGGTGAGAGTGGTTATCTCTCAAATATTTTCAG GTCAACGAAAGAAAAAGCTAATAGCTTCAAGTGGTCTCAATTAGAGTCCAAAGAATCTGATGTAACCTATACTGATGATGCACTATCAGCTGTAGCGGCCGGATCTTTGTTCTCAGTTTCAGAGGCGAATGATGAAGAGTTGCCATTATCAAGTCCAACTAATAATGAGCTACAAGTGATGCAGGTGAATATAAGCATGTCCAATGATCAACTGCTCTCTTCATCAGAAAAGTATGAAGAAGTTATGGCTGATAAAGAAGCACAATTGGAGGAGTGGTTGGGAGGGATTGGCAATAGTAATACTGGTCCCGGAGAAAATAAGCTTGGTCGTATCATTAGGGAGAGCTCTCACTAG
- the LOC107822228 gene encoding SKP1-like protein 11, whose translation MAEAASSTTEKKFLTLKSSNGDEFELEESIAIQSVTIKNMVEDGCSSSVVPLSNVDTETLIKIIDYLKMHSSTSSNEEEIENFDKEFVNIGFKTIFKILEAANFLDINSLLELCAEAVANRIKKKTPEVVRKIFNITSDFTLEEEAEIRNETPWAFEGDLDHSLD comes from the coding sequence ATGGCAGAGGCAGCATCATCGACCACAGAGAAAAAGTTTTTGACTCTGAAGTCGTCAAATGGTGATGAGTTTGAGTTAGAAGAATCCATTGCCATTCAGTCtgtaacaatcaagaacatgGTCGAAGATGGATGCTCCTCTAGTGTCGTCCCGCTGAGCAACGTCGACACAGAAACCCTGATCAAGATCATCGATTACTTGAAGATGCACTCCTCGACTTCTTCAAATGAAGAAGAAATCGAGAACTTCGACAAGGAATTTGTGAACATTGGCTTCAAAACCATCTTTAAAATCTTAGAAGCTGCAAATTTCCTTGACATCAACAGTTTGCTTGAGTTGTGCGCTGAGGCGGTGGCTAACAGGATTAAGAAAAAAACGCCTGAAGTTGTTCGGAAGATTTTCAATATCACTAGTGACTTCACCCTTGAGGAAGAGGCAGAGATTCGGAATGAGACTCCATGGGCCTTTGAAGGGGATCTTGATCACTCCCTTGACTAG